One segment of Leptospirillum ferrooxidans C2-3 DNA contains the following:
- a CDS encoding cytochrome c biogenesis CcdA family protein, which yields MNHEPLSVTLAFLAGMVSFVSPCVLPIVPSYISFITGLSFDQLTGKNGTVEKAEVTKTTVVNSLAFIFGFSALFIGFGASASFIGEFLLTYQEAIRRVGGLIIVIFGLFIAGILKVPFLNKEFRLPARKRTSTLAGTFLIGVGFAAGWTPCVGPILGSILFFAGSEGNVLKGIELLAFYSLGLAVPFFLSAVMFNSFLGRFSQISRWIPTITKVSGGVLVVMGVLVFANAFSILSSFLTQHHIGWTSNL from the coding sequence ATGAATCATGAACCACTCTCTGTAACACTGGCATTCTTGGCCGGAATGGTGTCTTTTGTATCTCCCTGTGTTCTTCCGATTGTTCCATCCTATATTTCTTTTATAACCGGATTGTCATTTGATCAATTGACCGGAAAAAATGGGACAGTCGAAAAGGCAGAGGTCACGAAAACAACTGTCGTGAATTCGCTTGCGTTTATTTTTGGTTTCTCGGCCTTGTTCATTGGCTTTGGGGCATCCGCTTCATTTATAGGCGAATTTCTCCTGACTTACCAGGAAGCTATCCGTAGGGTCGGTGGCTTGATCATTGTCATTTTTGGACTTTTTATAGCAGGTATCTTGAAGGTTCCCTTTTTGAACAAGGAATTTCGTCTCCCAGCCCGAAAGAGGACATCTACTTTAGCCGGTACATTCCTGATCGGGGTTGGATTTGCGGCCGGTTGGACTCCTTGTGTGGGCCCTATTCTCGGATCCATTCTCTTTTTTGCGGGGAGCGAAGGAAATGTGTTGAAAGGGATTGAATTGCTGGCTTTTTATTCACTAGGACTGGCTGTGCCGTTCTTCTTATCGGCGGTAATGTTCAATTCATTTCTGGGACGCTTCTCTCAAATATCCCGATGGATCCCCACCATTACCAAAGTGTCGGGGGGCGTGCTGGTTGTCATGGGAGTCCTGGTTTTTGCCAATGCATTTTCAATCCTGTCTTCCTTTTTGACGCAACATCATATTGGCTGGACTTCAAATTTATAA
- a CDS encoding TlpA family protein disulfide reductase translates to MCVVPVKASTEGKLAPDISLHDMNGKIWTLSSLRGKWVLLNFWATWCGPCIKEMPDLEHFSQTPTAKRMVILAVSESLASHKKIVDFLGKYHITYTVLNDSFGEVADSYHVRGLPSSALISPDGHLVWFLEGAIPFSSPDFQKTYLPKAFFSGASR, encoded by the coding sequence ATGTGTGTGGTCCCTGTTAAAGCTTCTACAGAAGGGAAACTTGCTCCTGATATCAGTCTTCATGATATGAATGGCAAGATATGGACCCTCTCTTCGCTGAGGGGAAAATGGGTGTTGCTGAATTTCTGGGCAACCTGGTGTGGCCCATGCATTAAAGAAATGCCAGATCTTGAACATTTCAGCCAAACGCCAACCGCAAAACGGATGGTTATACTTGCCGTCTCGGAAAGCCTAGCGTCCCATAAAAAAATCGTGGATTTTCTGGGCAAGTACCACATTACCTACACGGTCTTAAATGATTCTTTTGGTGAAGTTGCCGATTCCTATCATGTAAGAGGATTACCGTCCTCCGCCCTGATTTCTCCCGATGGACACCTTGTATGGTTTCTGGAAGGGGCAATCCCCTTTTCTTCCCCTGATTTCCAGAAAACATATTTGCCTAAAGCATTCTTTTCCGGAGCATCCCGATGA
- a CDS encoding TlpA disulfide reductase family protein, producing the protein MDSLKKYWPQATAVLLIVIVLGYYGTTYRFAPLKVGMVAPDFNLESADGKRIKLSDYRGKVVMLNFWATWCKPCKQEMPSMEIMYEGMKEQAGSHFELLAVNENNVFYKNQVAPFLEKHNIHFPVPLDPLNTLDHRYKITGVPETFVIDQNGVVAEHVVGPRNWVVKKNLDSMLTLLDKGPQKPEEYIARKAAQNPPMAKSGGY; encoded by the coding sequence TTGGATTCATTGAAAAAATATTGGCCCCAAGCAACAGCTGTTTTACTTATTGTCATTGTTCTGGGGTACTACGGCACCACTTATCGCTTTGCTCCTCTAAAAGTGGGGATGGTTGCGCCTGACTTCAATCTGGAATCGGCTGATGGCAAGAGAATCAAATTGTCCGACTATCGAGGCAAGGTAGTCATGCTGAATTTTTGGGCGACATGGTGCAAGCCTTGTAAACAGGAAATGCCTTCCATGGAAATTATGTATGAAGGTATGAAGGAACAGGCAGGGTCTCATTTTGAGCTGTTGGCCGTTAATGAGAACAATGTATTTTATAAAAACCAGGTTGCTCCTTTCCTGGAAAAACATAACATCCACTTTCCTGTTCCCCTGGACCCGTTGAATACTCTGGACCATCGTTACAAGATCACTGGTGTTCCGGAGACGTTTGTCATTGACCAGAATGGTGTGGTTGCAGAGCACGTAGTGGGGCCCAGGAATTGGGTCGTAAAGAAAAACCTGGATTCCATGTTGACTTTATTGGATAAAGGACCTCAAAAACCGGAAGAGTACATTGCCCGAAAGGCGGCCCAAAATCCACCAATGGCCAAAAGCGGTGGCTACTAA
- the ccsB gene encoding c-type cytochrome biogenesis protein CcsB, whose protein sequence is MTLINSVGSSFLLYNTVIGLYLLATVLYFLFLISHKKEMGQIASTVTFSGWVVNTAALVGRGVADHHAPWSNLYETLFLFSWASILGYMVMEFKYKVRVAGAFVLTLVMFAVGAAKMLPYRYQMVEPLNPALNSYWLKIHVFTMFMSYAAFGISASLAMIYLLKLRSEQKGTTGWILREFPATDVLDDLTYKAVMVGFPLLTLGVIFGGMWAYEAWGGYWSWDPKETWSLITWFVYAAYLHARMTRGLRGKGSAWFSILGFASVVFLYWGVSFIIPGLHAYAA, encoded by the coding sequence ATGACGTTGATCAACTCTGTCGGATCATCATTTCTCCTCTATAACACGGTGATCGGACTTTATCTTCTTGCAACCGTTCTCTATTTTCTCTTCCTGATTTCCCATAAAAAGGAAATGGGGCAAATCGCCTCGACAGTGACCTTTTCGGGATGGGTCGTCAATACTGCTGCCCTGGTGGGACGAGGTGTTGCTGACCATCACGCTCCCTGGTCCAATTTGTATGAGACTCTTTTCCTCTTTTCCTGGGCATCGATTCTTGGTTATATGGTAATGGAATTCAAATACAAGGTTCGTGTTGCGGGTGCTTTTGTTCTGACACTTGTAATGTTCGCTGTCGGAGCTGCCAAGATGCTTCCGTACCGCTACCAGATGGTTGAACCATTGAATCCGGCCCTGAATTCCTATTGGTTGAAAATTCATGTGTTTACAATGTTCATGTCTTATGCAGCTTTTGGTATTTCCGCATCCTTGGCGATGATTTATCTTCTGAAGCTCCGCTCTGAACAAAAAGGAACAACCGGTTGGATTCTCAGGGAGTTCCCTGCAACAGATGTTCTTGATGATCTGACATATAAAGCCGTGATGGTCGGATTTCCCCTGTTGACCCTTGGTGTCATTTTTGGCGGAATGTGGGCCTATGAAGCATGGGGCGGATATTGGTCCTGGGATCCAAAGGAGACATGGTCCCTGATTACCTGGTTTGTCTATGCAGCCTATCTTCACGCGAGAATGACCAGAGGTCTCAGGGGCAAGGGAAGTGCCTGGTTCTCGATCCTGGGATTTGCTTCTGTCGTATTCCTTTACTGGGGTGTCAGCTTCATCATTCCCGGTCTTCATGCATATGCTGCCTAG
- the resB gene encoding cytochrome c biogenesis protein ResB has translation MSGGLTPDEQQTIEMTGAVGYYENRQEAEKKENAGKSAPSPVKKEGWTFRGSKILAVLSSLRLAISLFLILAFLTIFGTFIEQGRDAPFYIAGYGEKWGGWIVRLKVDDIYHSWYYVSLLTILCINAVSCVYNRFPITLRSMFHEKVNVSREFLKKQREFADLSIPSSRFPAGPGDYLKTVLSSKRYKVTEIRDGGDVVVFGHKGVMGRIGSHVAHMSVILILAGGLIGSLLGFRLFGTFYVHSTTFVPQGDFSLRVNKFWIDHYPNGMVKGFFSDVDVLKSGKIIDHKVISVNHPLETNGLRFYQASYGEAWDRVDKARILIVNKEKKQFLGQVMLKGGALSPAPGTDLSIKILRYVADFAFDPKTNSVYSKSEKSDNPAIQLGIYQNGKQIGSPWLFYNFPQIQVMKSLPYFFILGGYEAPMYTGLEVAKDPGVHVILAGSFLLVGGLFLSSFVYHRKLWVRAKENSGVWQLSVGGFGHKDKLGFEKEFNEIVQEIQAGQGSGTPLETMVSGAGPRKLAGET, from the coding sequence ATGTCGGGTGGTTTGACCCCTGATGAGCAACAGACAATTGAAATGACCGGAGCGGTTGGTTATTACGAAAACCGCCAGGAAGCCGAAAAAAAGGAAAATGCAGGAAAATCTGCACCTTCCCCTGTCAAAAAAGAGGGTTGGACTTTCCGCGGCAGCAAAATTCTTGCAGTGCTTTCTTCCCTTCGGCTTGCGATCTCACTCTTTCTGATTCTTGCCTTTTTGACCATATTCGGGACGTTTATCGAACAGGGCAGGGATGCTCCGTTTTATATAGCGGGATATGGTGAAAAATGGGGAGGATGGATTGTCCGGCTGAAGGTCGATGACATCTATCACAGCTGGTACTACGTCAGCCTTCTGACAATCCTTTGTATTAATGCTGTTTCCTGTGTTTATAACCGTTTCCCGATCACATTGCGTTCAATGTTCCACGAGAAGGTGAATGTGAGTCGGGAGTTTCTAAAAAAACAGCGGGAGTTTGCCGATCTCTCCATTCCGTCTTCCCGTTTTCCGGCAGGTCCGGGAGACTACCTGAAAACAGTTCTTTCCTCAAAAAGGTACAAAGTTACCGAAATCAGGGACGGTGGAGATGTTGTTGTTTTTGGGCACAAGGGTGTTATGGGTCGGATTGGCTCCCACGTTGCCCATATGTCTGTGATTCTTATCCTGGCAGGCGGTTTGATCGGAAGCCTTCTCGGATTTCGGCTGTTCGGCACTTTCTATGTGCATTCCACAACATTTGTTCCTCAGGGAGATTTTAGCCTTAGAGTCAACAAGTTCTGGATCGATCACTACCCAAACGGGATGGTGAAGGGATTTTTCAGTGATGTTGATGTGCTGAAGTCCGGAAAAATCATCGATCACAAAGTGATCAGCGTCAATCATCCACTGGAAACCAATGGTTTGAGGTTCTATCAGGCAAGCTATGGAGAGGCCTGGGACAGGGTCGATAAAGCAAGGATCCTGATCGTCAACAAGGAAAAAAAGCAGTTTTTGGGTCAGGTCATGCTCAAGGGCGGGGCTCTTTCGCCAGCACCGGGGACAGATCTGAGCATCAAGATTTTGCGGTACGTTGCGGATTTTGCTTTTGATCCGAAGACAAACTCCGTGTACAGTAAATCGGAAAAATCCGACAACCCGGCTATCCAGTTGGGGATTTACCAGAACGGCAAGCAAATTGGTTCCCCATGGCTATTTTACAATTTTCCGCAGATTCAGGTCATGAAGTCCCTTCCGTACTTTTTTATTTTGGGGGGATATGAAGCTCCCATGTACACCGGGCTCGAAGTGGCCAAGGATCCGGGTGTCCATGTCATTCTGGCCGGTTCCTTTCTCCTTGTGGGAGGACTCTTCCTGTCGTCTTTTGTTTACCACAGGAAACTATGGGTAAGAGCGAAGGAAAACTCGGGGGTGTGGCAGTTGTCCGTTGGCGGCTTCGGTCATAAGGACAAGCTGGGCTTTGAGAAGGAATTTAATGAAATTGTCCAGGAGATTCAGGCTGGGCAAGGTTCCGGGACCCCGTTGGAAACGATGGTGTCGGGAGCAGGTCCGCGAAAACTTGCGGGAGAGACTTGA
- a CDS encoding MlaD family protein: MNWTSEAKLGIFVVLAIIAAILLSIRFGHWHLNEKGSYLLYADFKTVDGLEKGAAVRVAGVKVGEVTNITLSGKGKAHVEMTIFPGIRIPSDVHPLIYSNGFLGKVYIELTPGPSGRPFIKGDSSRNGFGVDLSGLFQLKRAWADPPPAGTPPAQSSPSQSESSEDATLSGIENSGYLAPKSTIQSPGETVSVNKLVQRLQKISADIKAITASLRLAIASDKGKIELQDTLKHLARLTKNLDDFTKNLKDKSPKILNRINSISKKIDSGVGTVGKLVNDRALYDKANKAAAHLDSILEKIDDGQGTIGKLVNDPELYNNLNKTLKTLSKEANKAERMRLNVWMRDLTATRGGTSEGVLDLDLYPRSDKFYRFQIVDSTNPTYQQGSSVTQNPNGTYTTGPPSISANNSGLRFSLEFGQRFDGFDIRAGLVENSFGLGTDVYLLPNLTFTMTMYNIGAFNPVAPNPFVRAFLTYTVLNHIWLNAGWYNPLNANESSPMIGGGLIFSDNTLKYLIAGHAP; encoded by the coding sequence ATGAATTGGACCTCTGAAGCGAAACTTGGAATTTTTGTTGTGCTGGCGATTATTGCGGCGATTCTTCTATCGATACGATTTGGCCATTGGCATCTGAATGAGAAAGGGAGCTATCTGCTCTATGCCGATTTCAAGACTGTGGATGGATTGGAGAAGGGTGCTGCTGTCAGGGTTGCAGGGGTGAAGGTTGGGGAAGTGACCAATATCACGCTGAGCGGGAAGGGAAAAGCTCATGTTGAGATGACAATCTTTCCCGGGATCAGGATCCCTTCGGATGTTCATCCCTTGATCTATTCCAACGGGTTTCTTGGAAAAGTTTATATTGAGTTGACACCAGGCCCATCCGGGAGACCCTTTATCAAGGGAGATTCGAGCAGGAATGGATTCGGTGTTGACCTTTCAGGACTCTTTCAGCTGAAACGGGCTTGGGCAGATCCACCTCCCGCAGGGACACCACCAGCCCAATCATCCCCCTCCCAATCAGAGAGCTCTGAAGATGCAACGTTGTCAGGGATTGAGAACTCGGGTTATCTGGCACCGAAGTCGACGATCCAGAGTCCTGGGGAGACGGTGAGTGTGAACAAGCTGGTTCAGCGCCTTCAGAAAATATCAGCCGATATCAAGGCTATAACCGCATCCCTCCGATTGGCTATCGCTTCGGACAAAGGAAAAATAGAATTGCAGGATACACTGAAACATCTTGCTCGTCTGACGAAAAATCTGGACGATTTCACGAAAAATCTGAAAGACAAGTCACCCAAGATCCTGAACCGGATCAACTCCATTTCCAAGAAAATCGATTCTGGCGTCGGGACGGTTGGAAAACTGGTCAATGACCGGGCACTCTATGACAAGGCCAACAAGGCCGCTGCCCACCTCGACAGTATCCTTGAAAAAATCGATGATGGGCAAGGAACAATCGGAAAGTTGGTGAATGATCCGGAACTTTATAATAACCTCAATAAAACACTGAAGACATTGAGCAAGGAAGCCAACAAGGCCGAGAGGATGCGACTGAATGTCTGGATGCGTGATCTGACAGCTACCCGTGGGGGAACGTCGGAAGGCGTGCTGGATCTCGATCTTTACCCACGGTCAGACAAATTTTATCGATTCCAGATCGTTGACTCGACCAACCCCACCTATCAGCAGGGTTCCTCAGTGACTCAGAATCCCAATGGAACCTATACGACCGGCCCTCCGTCCATTAGCGCAAACAATTCCGGCCTTCGTTTCAGCCTTGAGTTCGGTCAACGATTCGATGGTTTTGATATCAGGGCAGGACTGGTTGAAAACAGTTTTGGTCTGGGGACGGATGTTTACCTCTTGCCGAACCTGACCTTTACCATGACCATGTACAATATCGGAGCATTCAATCCTGTAGCGCCCAATCCTTTTGTAAGGGCATTTTTGACTTACACTGTACTAAATCATATCTGGCTCAATGCCGGTTGGTACAATCCTTTGAATGCCAACGAGTCATCACCGATGATCGGTGGAGGATTAATCTTCTCTGATAATACGTTAAAATATCTGATTGCAGGCCATGCCCCCTGA
- a CDS encoding ABC transporter ATP-binding protein, with protein sequence MSPGNNLTIENLTKSFGRQKVLKGISFTVPEGETVVVIGGSGQGKSVLLKHVMRLLVADEGDVLVGGQPIMKLTSREMDEVRKGMGMVFQEAALFDSMSLLENVAFPLRMHSGLRDREIIKIAEENLERVGLRGVGGKMPSEVSGGMKKRVGIARAISMRPGILLYDEPTTGLDPVLSSAIDELILKMRSELGVTSLVISHDMKSAFRIADKIIFLYQGVIQASGTPAEIQASKDPVVRQFISGDTVGPISVI encoded by the coding sequence ATGAGTCCCGGCAATAATCTTACAATCGAGAATCTGACCAAATCCTTTGGCCGCCAGAAGGTGCTGAAAGGGATCTCCTTCACCGTTCCGGAAGGTGAGACGGTTGTTGTGATCGGAGGCTCCGGACAAGGAAAATCCGTTCTCCTGAAACACGTCATGAGGCTTCTTGTTGCGGATGAAGGGGATGTTCTGGTTGGCGGTCAACCGATCATGAAGCTCACCTCCCGGGAGATGGACGAAGTTCGTAAGGGAATGGGCATGGTCTTTCAGGAAGCGGCATTATTCGATTCGATGTCGCTCCTTGAAAACGTGGCATTTCCCCTTCGGATGCATTCAGGACTCAGAGATCGCGAAATTATAAAGATAGCGGAAGAAAATCTGGAAAGAGTCGGCCTCAGGGGCGTTGGAGGAAAAATGCCATCTGAGGTTTCCGGAGGGATGAAAAAAAGGGTGGGAATTGCCCGGGCGATCTCGATGAGACCAGGAATTCTTCTCTATGATGAGCCAACAACAGGGCTTGATCCGGTCCTTTCGTCAGCGATTGATGAGCTGATTTTAAAAATGCGCTCCGAGTTGGGTGTCACAAGTCTCGTCATCAGCCATGACATGAAAAGCGCATTCAGAATTGCAGACAAAATCATTTTTCTGTACCAGGGAGTGATCCAGGCATCCGGAACTCCAGCAGAAATCCAGGCATCGAAAGATCCTGTTGTTCGCCAGTTCATTTCTGGTGATACTGTGGGTCCAATTAGTGTGATATGA
- a CDS encoding MlaE family ABC transporter permease, producing the protein MRILDWIGKRFIRFFTFFGLLASSATLAFGGIFRPAFKVKNYLIELVRVGADSTLVVIVTAFFTGMVLALQAWIGFRRFNAESLVGAVVSLSMTRELGPVITGLMVAGRSGSAMAAELGTMRVTEQIDAFTSLAVNPQTYLMTPRVYAGLTALPLLTVLADLVGIAGGYFVAVILLGLPHNSYVRGIAEYVNLHDFYSGLVKSAVFGALLSLLSCHMGFYASGGAAGVGRSVTVAVVASSMAILVSDYFLTSWLY; encoded by the coding sequence ATGAGGATCCTTGACTGGATAGGAAAACGGTTTATAAGGTTCTTCACATTTTTTGGATTATTGGCGTCTTCGGCAACGCTTGCCTTTGGCGGGATTTTCCGTCCTGCCTTCAAAGTGAAAAACTATCTGATCGAACTTGTCCGGGTCGGTGCTGATTCCACTTTAGTAGTTATTGTAACAGCATTTTTTACCGGAATGGTGCTTGCCCTGCAGGCATGGATCGGTTTTCGGAGATTTAATGCTGAAAGTTTGGTCGGGGCGGTTGTTTCCCTGTCCATGACCAGAGAATTGGGTCCGGTAATTACAGGTCTGATGGTCGCCGGCAGGTCCGGCTCTGCAATGGCCGCTGAGCTGGGTACGATGCGGGTGACGGAACAGATTGATGCTTTTACGAGTTTAGCTGTGAACCCCCAAACCTACCTGATGACGCCGCGGGTTTATGCCGGTCTAACAGCCCTGCCACTATTGACCGTATTAGCAGACCTCGTTGGCATCGCGGGAGGGTATTTTGTGGCGGTGATCCTTTTGGGCCTTCCCCATAATTCTTATGTGCGAGGAATCGCAGAGTATGTCAATCTCCATGATTTTTACTCAGGCCTTGTCAAAAGTGCTGTATTCGGTGCCTTGCTTTCCCTTCTCTCCTGCCATATGGGGTTTTATGCCTCAGGGGGTGCTGCCGGAGTGGGGAGATCGGTGACTGTTGCTGTTGTGGCATCATCGATGGCTATTTTGGTGAGTGACTACTTCCTGACGTCCTGGCTGTACTAG
- the alr gene encoding alanine racemase, translated as MCLPETGQSPFESNPPSDILERSRVLIDLGMVKSNLKKIRHYLGAGVGVLPVVKSDAYGHGMIRVSQALSREVPEGVAVMSPGEGMTLRQAGIKGRIILMSGFLPGEWESVISSRLTPVLHHPDQVASIPKQEGSRRVPVHLKFDTGMGRLGFLPEQVHELVNLLKDRPDIMVEGIMTHFASGEDLDATVEAWRKLSYPILELEREKLLPERFVIHAGNSSAILSGGWKNHLAGMPPDLIERASIWVRPGLLLYGFEGENVSNQLGVTGCMEVESRLLSVRSLPSGTGISYGSTIHLKESTTVGVAGMGYSDGLPRLLSNRGWAYSQGRVLPFLGRVCMDMVMLDLGKTGTHRIGDWVTVLGNGKTGAMTAGDVAGISGTIPYEILCLLGRRSPRLYRENSTTETSIDEDP; from the coding sequence ATGTGTCTTCCCGAAACCGGCCAATCGCCCTTCGAATCGAACCCTCCCTCAGACATCCTTGAAAGAAGTCGAGTCCTCATTGATTTGGGGATGGTGAAGTCGAATCTAAAAAAGATTCGACATTATCTGGGGGCAGGTGTTGGTGTTCTGCCAGTTGTAAAGTCTGATGCCTACGGTCATGGCATGATCCGTGTTTCCCAGGCGCTTTCAAGAGAAGTTCCTGAAGGTGTTGCTGTGATGTCTCCTGGGGAGGGTATGACTCTTCGCCAGGCAGGAATAAAGGGTAGGATCATTCTCATGTCCGGATTTTTACCCGGAGAATGGGAATCCGTTATTTCATCCCGTCTGACTCCGGTCCTCCATCACCCAGACCAAGTTGCCTCAATCCCAAAGCAAGAAGGCTCCAGAAGAGTCCCTGTCCATCTGAAGTTTGATACCGGGATGGGGCGACTTGGGTTTCTTCCTGAACAGGTCCATGAGCTGGTCAACCTCTTGAAAGATCGGCCGGATATCATGGTAGAAGGGATCATGACCCATTTTGCCTCAGGAGAGGACCTTGATGCCACTGTGGAAGCCTGGAGAAAGCTTTCCTATCCCATCCTTGAACTTGAGCGGGAAAAACTCCTTCCGGAGCGTTTTGTCATTCATGCCGGTAACAGCTCGGCAATCCTTTCAGGAGGATGGAAAAACCATCTTGCAGGGATGCCTCCTGACCTGATTGAGAGAGCGAGCATATGGGTCAGGCCAGGTCTTCTGCTATATGGATTTGAAGGAGAGAACGTGAGCAATCAGCTGGGAGTCACCGGTTGTATGGAGGTTGAGTCTAGGCTACTCTCTGTTCGCTCTCTTCCGTCAGGAACGGGGATTTCTTACGGATCAACCATTCATCTGAAAGAATCGACAACAGTCGGTGTTGCCGGGATGGGGTATTCCGATGGGCTCCCAAGACTTCTCTCCAACCGGGGATGGGCCTATAGCCAAGGAAGAGTTTTGCCATTTTTGGGAAGGGTCTGCATGGATATGGTCATGCTCGATCTGGGAAAAACAGGAACTCACCGGATCGGAGACTGGGTCACTGTCCTTGGAAATGGAAAAACAGGGGCAATGACTGCAGGGGATGTTGCGGGAATTTCGGGAACGATTCCATATGAAATATTGTGCCTTCTGGGGAGGCGATCTCCCCGTTTATATCGGGAAAATTCCACAACGGAGACGTCAATTGATGAGGATCCTTGA
- the frr gene encoding ribosome recycling factor — MDSELKGYQGPLDHAVEFFRKDIQSLRTGRPSLSLFENVKVSYYGNMTPLDKIATLNIVENRIVTITPWEIKLVPEIEKAIMAANMGFTPQSDGKMIRIVMPAMTEDRRKELVKHLKKMAEEAKIGLRNIRKEANDDLKKKKAEGLIPEDRLKKLQDELQKMIDQSVAKVDDFTHKKEQEILTT; from the coding sequence ATGGACAGCGAGCTTAAGGGATATCAAGGACCTCTAGATCATGCGGTGGAGTTTTTCAGAAAAGACATCCAGAGCCTCAGGACAGGGCGACCGTCCCTTTCCCTGTTTGAAAACGTCAAGGTTTCCTATTACGGGAACATGACCCCACTGGACAAGATTGCAACATTGAATATTGTCGAGAACCGGATCGTTACCATTACCCCATGGGAAATCAAGCTCGTTCCTGAAATTGAAAAAGCGATTATGGCGGCTAATATGGGCTTTACCCCTCAAAGCGACGGGAAAATGATCCGGATCGTAATGCCTGCGATGACAGAGGATCGACGGAAAGAGTTGGTAAAACATTTAAAGAAAATGGCTGAGGAAGCTAAAATTGGCCTCAGAAATATTCGCAAGGAAGCCAATGACGATCTGAAGAAAAAAAAGGCTGAGGGTCTTATTCCGGAAGATCGCTTAAAGAAGCTTCAAGATGAGCTTCAGAAAATGATTGATCAGTCTGTCGCCAAAGTGGATGACTTTACTCATAAGAAAGAGCAGGAGATCCTGACCACGTAA
- the pyrH gene encoding UMP kinase, translating into MKEGYRRVLLKLSGEALMGDLSFGIDPDVMDRIAGEVQELSQLGKEIGIVIGGGNFFRGLSGIQQGIDRASADYMGMLSTVLNSLALQSSLERKGVSTRVLSAIEMRALAEPYIRRRAVRHLEKGRVVIFAAGTGNPYFTTDTAAALRAMEIGAEVVLKATKVDGIYSDDPKKNKNATRYVQLTYGEVLEKRLKVMDATAVSLCMDNNLPIIVFDLTEDRNIVRVVQGEELGTLVR; encoded by the coding sequence ATGAAAGAAGGATACCGGAGGGTCCTTTTAAAACTATCCGGAGAAGCACTTATGGGGGATCTGTCTTTTGGGATAGATCCCGATGTTATGGACCGGATAGCCGGTGAAGTTCAGGAACTTTCCCAATTGGGCAAGGAAATTGGAATCGTGATTGGGGGAGGGAACTTTTTTCGGGGTCTTTCCGGTATTCAGCAAGGCATTGACAGGGCATCGGCTGATTACATGGGAATGTTATCAACCGTCCTGAACAGCCTCGCCCTTCAGTCAAGCCTTGAACGTAAGGGGGTTTCCACAAGGGTTCTTTCCGCCATCGAAATGAGGGCACTCGCCGAGCCTTACATCAGAAGGCGTGCTGTGAGACATCTCGAAAAAGGCAGAGTCGTTATTTTTGCTGCTGGAACAGGCAATCCGTATTTTACGACAGATACAGCGGCCGCTCTTCGTGCGATGGAAATCGGAGCCGAAGTTGTCTTGAAAGCCACAAAAGTTGATGGCATCTATTCGGATGATCCCAAAAAAAATAAGAACGCCACCCGTTATGTCCAATTGACCTACGGTGAAGTTCTTGAGAAACGATTGAAGGTGATGGATGCGACTGCCGTTAGCCTCTGCATGGACAACAATCTGCCAATCATTGTTTTTGATTTGACAGAGGATCGAAATATTGTAAGGGTTGTTCAGGGAGAAGAGTTAGGGACGCTCGTTCGCTGA
- the tsf gene encoding translation elongation factor Ts yields MEISAQLVKELRDRTQAGFMECRKALADAAGDMEKAFGILKQKGSLHAQKKSDRVTSEGLVSSYIHAGSKIGVLIEVNCETDFVARTEDFKTLTKDLAMHIAAASPKVVDRKDMDEKIVSEARERFLEEAKDKPENVRHKIVEGKLDKFLQESCLLEQAYVKDPGITVRDLINAAIAKLGENVIVNRFVRYQIGEANG; encoded by the coding sequence TTGGAGATATCTGCGCAGTTAGTAAAAGAGTTGAGAGACCGAACCCAAGCCGGGTTCATGGAGTGCCGAAAGGCTTTGGCAGATGCCGCGGGTGATATGGAAAAGGCATTTGGAATCCTGAAGCAAAAAGGGTCCCTTCATGCCCAGAAAAAATCGGACAGGGTAACTTCCGAAGGTCTGGTTTCTTCCTATATTCATGCTGGAAGCAAAATCGGTGTTCTGATCGAGGTGAATTGCGAAACCGATTTTGTGGCCCGGACCGAAGACTTCAAGACATTGACCAAGGATTTGGCCATGCATATTGCTGCGGCTTCTCCCAAAGTGGTTGACCGCAAGGATATGGACGAAAAAATCGTTTCTGAGGCTCGGGAGCGATTTCTGGAAGAAGCCAAGGACAAGCCCGAAAATGTGAGACATAAAATTGTTGAAGGAAAGCTCGACAAGTTTCTTCAGGAATCGTGCCTCTTGGAACAGGCATACGTCAAGGATCCCGGTATCACAGTCAGGGACCTGATTAATGCTGCCATCGCCAAGTTGGGAGAGAATGTCATTGTGAACCGGTTTGTCCGTTATCAGATCGGGGAGGCGAACGGATGA